The Pseudomonadota bacterium sequence CTTTGCAAACACCTTTGCAAAACCGGATCGCTCCATCATGGCAAGGAGTTCCGACGGTTCATAGAACTGGGCGATGGAACTTGCCAGGTATTCATACGCCTCTTTATCGCCGGAAACAATACCGGCAAGTTTCGGCAGGACTTTCCCCAGATAAAAATTATAGAGAGGCTTGATCAGCGGATTTTTCGGTCTTGAAAATTCGAGGATCAGAAGCTTGCCGCCGGGTTTAATGACGCGATACATTTCGTTCAACCCGTCCTGGGTCCTGGCGAGGTTGCGGACCCCGAAAGCAACGGTGATCCCCCAACAGCTGTCAGTGGCTGCGGGAATTTTCTCGCCGTCCCCGCAGACCGGCATGATCCGTTCTTTCCGGCCATCGGCAGGCATCGTCCTGATCCCCGCCCGCAGCATCTCTTCACAGAAATCGATGGCGAGCACAGTGCGATTCTTCTCCTGCCTGGTCAGCTCCAGCGACAGGGGCAGGGTCCCGGCACAGAGATCGAGAATCGTCCCCTCGGGAAACTCGCTGAGCATCCTGGTAGTGAGCCAGCGCCAGTAGCGGTCGATCTGCATACTGAGCAGCGAATTTAAAAAATCATACTTCCCGCTGATCGAGGAAAACTTCTCTCTCACAAATTTCTTTTTGTCTTCCGGGGTGTTCATAAATAACTCTAGGTTCCGTTTTAGTTTGAGATCAGTCGCATATTTTGAGAGGAAGCGAATCCGGATGCGCCTCTCCCCTTTCGATCAGGTATTCGATAAAGAGCTGCAGAGCCTTCTGTTTGCCGGCATCCAGATCGTACTGGATGCCCTGCAGATATCGGACACACGCTTCGATCGGCATCGGGATCCGGGGCGCAACCAGGGCGCTGATCAACGTAAGATTGGCAAGCCCCGCCTTGCGGCAGCGGAGAAGCTCCCGATGGATCTCAAGAACCGTGTCCGGTGCAGCCTGCCGGAACTCTTCCCGCACCGCCCAGACCGCAAAAACAAAGGGCAACCCGGTCTCTTGGTGCCAGGCATGGCCCAGGTCCATCTGCAAAGGGAAGATTTTTTCCCCGGAAAGTCGGAGCGCTTCATCACCGATCGCCAATACCGCGTCATATCCGGCAAGATCGGAAAGATGTTTACCGATCGCCCCTTTCTCATATCTCGGGACGACCTGATAAAATTTTTCGAGAATGATGGCCAAGAGGCTGATCGAGGTCTGGGACTGGGCGCTTAAAAGAACTCTGGCCCCGGAGAGATTTTCCGGGGCGACCTTCGAGAAGAGGAACACACTGCCCACCTCTCCGGTCGCGGAGATCGACAGATCATCCAGCAGCATATATTTGTCCGGATGGGCCGCATATTCGTGGGATGAAATAAACCCGAGATCAAGCTCCCCCATGAATAGCCGCCGGTTCAGTTCCGAGGGCGCGGCCTCGACAACCTGCCAGTCCGTTCTTTTCACCGAACTCTTCCACACCTCATAGATCGGTGCGGTATTGATGAAATTGACCATCCCGATTCGTGCCGAAACCCCGCTCTTCATCAGATCATTCCACCCATTCGGTTTCTACCGCCAGACCGGCCGTGACCAGCCATCGCAGGGCTCCCTGCCGGTCATCTTCAGGGAGATCACCGGTCACCGCAAGGAAATTCGCTGAACAGCCGGTTGCCAGTGACCCTATTTTATTCTCCAGGCCGAGAAGTTCCGCCCCATTTCTGGTCGCCATTTTCAGGAGATCCAAAGGGTGGATTTCCGGAAACCGGTCGGCCAGCAGGCGCATCTCTTCCCACAAGCTCACCTGCGGGTTACTGGCCGGACTGTCGGTGCCGAGAACAACCCGCAAACCACTCTTGACGAACTTGTCAACAGGGGCAACTCCTACCCCCAGAAAGTTGTTGGATCCCGGGCAGGCACAAACGGTGACGCCGCGGGAGGCCATGATTTCAATATCCTGGTCGGAGACCTGCACACAGTGGACGCAAAGGGTGTTTACATCAAGCGCCTGCAGGTCATCCAGATAGGCAACCGGGCTCTTGCCCGGGACCTTGAATGAACCGTCCCACACCCCTCTTTCCTCAAGAAAATCCCTGAAGACGCCACGGCCGGTCGCCAAAAACTCTACCTCGCCCGCCGACTCGGCCACATGCACCGGCATGAGATGCCCGAGAGCGCGGCACCTTTCCTTCACCATTCTGATCACATCCGGATGCACGGAATACGGGGAATGCACGGCCAAATGATCGGAATCGGCAAGGGATTCGATAATCTGCCCGGTCCGGCCGATGGCCTCCTGCCCGAGTCCCAGAACCTCAAGAAAGAATCGGAGATCCATCTTGAAATTTTCTCCGAGAGTTGCACTTTCCGGCTGATTGCCGATATCGATCACCCCCCGGCAGCCACCACCATACATCCGGGCCAGGGCCTGCCAGGAAGCCATTCTGCTCTCTTCAGGGTCGGGCGGCTGTTCCCTTTCGGCAAGCAGCTCCCTGATCCACCCGGTCATATCCCCGGTATGGGTTGGACGGTCGCCACCGGCGAGGGCGGCAAAACAGGAAAGTTCCAGATGCGAGTGACAATTGACCATCGCGGGCAGCAACACCGCTTTGCCATGGTCCACCAGAACCGCATCATTCTCCTGCAGAGCATCGTACCGGCCGACAGCGGTGATCACACCTTCTTCGGTAAGAACCGCGCCGTCGGAAAGGATTTCCGGCAGGTTGCGGTCAGCCGCCATCGGGACCACATACCGCGCCCGGTGCAGATATCTTCGTTCCTCGATCATTTTGCGGGCTTGTCCACCAGGGTGTAATCCATTCTTCGCTGACAGGCTTTGAACCCGGCATCTTCCACAAGGTGGCGGATTTCTTTTTCTGATAGGCGAAAGCCCACTCCGGCCGCGGCCACCACGTTTTCCTCGATCATGGTGCTGCCGAAATCATTGGCCCCGAAGAAGAGCGACAACTGGGCGATCTTCGGCCCCTGAGTGACCCATGAGGCCTGGATGTTCGGGACATTGTCGAGGAAGATCCGGGACAGGGCGAGCATTCGGAGATACTCCATGCCGGTTGCGGTCGGGATGTGCGAGAGAACGGTATTGGCAGGCTGAAAAGGCCAGGGAATAAAGGCAGTGAAGCCGCCGGTTCTCTCCTGCAGAGTGCGCACCCTCTCCAGATGCTCAAATCTTTCGGCCACGGTTTCAATATGGCCGAACATCATGGTGGCGGTTGTTTTCATCCCGAGGGTATGCGCGGTTTCCATCACCCCGAGCCATTGTTCGGTATTGCATTTTCTGGGAGCGGTATCCTTCCGGACCCGGTCGGTCAGGATCTCCGCCCCCCCTCCGGGAATCGAATCAAGCCCGGCAGCCTGGAGCCTTTGAATGACCTCTTTGCTCGACAGGCCGGAGAGTTCGGCGAAATGACAGATCTCCGGCGGCGAAAAACCGTGGATATGGATGCCATACCCCTTGATGAAGCGCAGCAGCTCTTCATAGTAGCTGAACGGCAGATCCGGATGCAGCCCGCCCTGGAGAAGGATCTGGGTGCCGCCGAGTTCCAGGGTCTCTTCGATCTTCCGCCCCAGTTCCTCATCGGTCAGCACATAACCCGCCTTGTCTTCGGGGGCTTTGAAAAATGCGCAGAATTTGCAGGCGGAAATGCAGATATCGGTATAGTTGATATTCCGATCGATCACATAGGTGACCATGGGTTCCGGATGCTTTTGCCGTTTCACCGCATCGGCCAGAAATCCCAGCTGGTAGAGATCCGCCTCTGCCGCCAGCTGCAACCCTTCACCGACCGAGATCCGTTCGCCCGCAAGGCTTTTGTCGATAATTTTATCCACCATTTCAATAGACCTTGATCACATTATACAGGGTATCCCGCTCGACCGGTTCCCGACCCGCGCCCCTGATCAACCTGATCAGCTCGGTGTCGCTCAGGGCCTGGGCCGACTCACCGCCGGCCATCTTGGTAATCCGCTCTTCCTTGACCGTCCCGTCCATGTCGTCGGCGCCGAAGGAAAGCGATACCTGGGCAAGCTTCGGTCCGATCATGACCCAGTAGCCCTTGATATGGGGGAAGTTGTCGAGAAAACAGCGGGCGACCGCGATATTTTTCAGATCATCGATGCCGGTCGTCCGGGACAGATCATGCATTTCAGTGTTCTTGGGGTGGAAGGCAAGCGGGATAAAGGTGAGGAAACCGCCCGTTTCATCCTGGGCGGAACGGAGCATGTCGAGATGCTCCACCCGCTCTTCCAGGGTTTCGATATGGCCATAGAGCATGGTTGCGTTCGTATTGAGGCCGAGGGAATGGGCGGTTTTCGCGACCTCGAGCCACCCCTCGCCGGAGAGTTTTTTCTCGCAGGTGATTTTCCTGATCCTCGGGCTGAACACCTCGGCCCCGCCCCCGGGAATCGACCCGAGCCCCGCCTCTTTCAGTTCCAGCAGGGTGTCTTTCACGCTCTGCCCCGACAACTCCGCGAGATGGGCGATCTCGACACAGGTGAAGGCCTGGATATGGATCTCGGGCCGCACCTCCTTGATGCCCTTAAGCATCTCGAGATAATAGGAATACGGCAGATCCGGGTGGATACCGCCGACCACATGCACCTCGGTGATCGGCTCATCGAGTCTTTCCCGGACTTTCTGCTGTACTTCCGCAACGCTCATCTCATACGCCTGATCAGACGCCTTGTCCTTGCCGAAGGCGCAGAATTTACAGAGATTGGTGCAGATATTCGAATAGTTGACGTGCTGGTTGTAGATGAAATAGGCCTTGTTGCCGTTTTTGCGTTCCCGGACGATATTCGCAAGATACCCAAGGGCCAGGATATTCGGGCTCTGATACATGCCCAGCGCGTCTTCCCGGGTGAGCCGCTCGTCATTTTTAATCTTGGCCAGGGTTTCCCCCAGACCGGCTTCAATGATCATTTTTTCCATAAGTTTTTCCATAAACCTTGTTTATTGACCTGTCATAATCCCCGTGTGCAGAATATCGACCAGCTGATCGACCAGGACATCAATTTCAGTACCCTCCCTGCCGAAGATATGTCCGTTCTTCGCCCTGGCCTTTTCCACCAGAAAACTCTCCAGCAGACTGTTCACCATAAATACAATCAGCTCCGGCGAAAGTTCCGGCCTGATCGCCTGCTTTTTCTGGCCTTCGACCAGAAGCGGCTGAAAATATTCATGCGGGAACAGCCTGACCACGGAAAGAAGGTCATCGCGTCTCGGGGTATCGTCCCGATACAGGATATTCTGATAGAATCTGAAAAATTCAGGATACCGGTCGATAAATTCAAGACCGGACCGGACAACACTTCTCAACTGGCTGGAAAAATCATTCGCGTCATCCTTTTCACCAGCCTTGACAGATTCCTTGACAATCCTGGTGAATTCACTGAAAACATACAGGAACAAAGCTTCCTTATCTTCAAAATACTGATAGAAAGAACCCTTGGCGATTCCGGCATCCTTGACGATCCGGTTCACACTGGCCTGGGCATAGCCCGCCCGGGCAAATTCAGACACTGCAGCCCCCAGCACCCTCTCCCGCTTTTCCCGGGAAAGGTTCAGATATGTTTCTTTCGGCATGTAAACTTGATTCCGCATGATATGACCAGGTGGTCACATTATGATGAGAGCCTCATTTTTGCAAGGAAAAATCCCAAAAAAAAAATCGGATTGAGACATAAATTAATAAGGACAAAATGAAAGCGAATAGTTTAAAGTCCAAAGCTATGAAACCTGACAATAACGCCAATGGCCAGTCCATTGTGGAAATCCTGAAAAGCCACCCTTTTTTCTGCAGATGCGACAGATTATCTCTCTCCCGGCTCATTCCCCATTTACAGGAAAAAGAACACCATCCCGACGAGTGCCTCTATGCCGATTGCACGCATGGCGAGGAACTGTATCTCATTCTCGAAGGATCTCTCTGTCTGGAACTTGAGAATGGCACCAGAAATGAAATCACCGGCGGCCTGCTGGGTGAAGAGACCTCCATCGGCAAGAAAAGATATTCGGGAACCGCCACTTTCACCAGTAAATCCCGGGTGATCGTATTCCCGGTCGCCCCGTTCAAGAAGTTTCTTGAGGAAAATGCCTTTCTAAAAGACGACATCACCCGTTCGTACATCCACAAGCTTTCACCGATTGAAAACCATACCCCATACGAGGATGATTCTTTTTCACCCCCCAATGCCATACATAATTCCGCCCTCGTTCAGACTTTGGGCTGGATTCTTGCCACCATTCTTCCCTTATGCACCGTCTATTTTCTCCGGAATGATCCGACTGTTCCGAATGACCAGGCCCTGTATCTGATCGCGGTGGTCAGCTGTGTCGGCATCATGTGGATGTTCCAGCTGCTGCCGGATTTTATCCCCGCTCTCTTTGCGGTTCTGATCACGATCCTGCTGGGGCTCGCCCCTACCGAAACCATTCTCTCCGGTTTTGCCTCGAAAAGTTTCTTCATGGCCTTGAGCATCCTTGGTCTCTCCGCGGTATTGATGGCCTCCGGTCTCGGCTACCGGTTATTGCTTCTGCTCCTGAAGAGTGGGCCGGCGAACAAATGGTGGTACAACACCTGCGTTTTTATCATGGGTTTTATCCTGACCCCTCTGGTCCCGACGGCAAACGGCAGAATTGCGATCGTCGCCCCTTTTGTCTCGGAACTTCTGACCCTGTATGATGCAAAAACCGCACGGCGGGAAGCGGCCCGCCTGACCGTCAGTGTTCTGACCGGAGCGGGTCTTTTCTCGGCGATATTTTTGAGCAGCAAGTCCATTAATTTCATTATCTACGGAACTCTGCCCATGCAGGAACAGGCCAGGTTCCAATGGATGTACTGGTTTTATGCAGCATCGGTCTGCGGCGGAATCATGATGGTCCTCTATCAGATCGGTTTCGCCCTGCTTTTCAGGACCCCCGGCACGGCAAACATTCCCAGGAAATCCATCCGGGACCAGCTTGCAATTCTCGGCCCGCTCAACAAGGGCGAATGGGCAGCGATCGCAGGCTTTGTTGTTCTGGTCACAAGTTTTGCCACCAATTCACTGCATCGCATCGAAGTTCCGTGGGTGGCCCTGGCGATCTTTTTCGCCCTGCTGATGTACGGCTTCATCGACAAGGAGAAATTCAGAAAACATATCGATTGGTCATTTCTGGTATTCCTCGCCTCCCTGATCGGTCTCGTCGCCTCCATGAAACATACCGGCGTCGATAAGTGGCTGACCGGCCAGTTCAGCTGGCTGAATGTGATCATGGCGGAGGATTTTCATATCTTCATCGCGATGCTTGCATTGGCGATCGGCGCCGTCAGGTTCATCCTGCCGATCAACGCAACCGTCATCATCTTTGCCACCCTTCTGCTGCCCACGGCGGAAAACATCGGGGTCAACCCCTGGCTGGTCGGCTTTCTGATCCTCTTCATGTCGGAGTCCTTTATCCTGCCCTATCAGGCCTCCTATTATACCCAGTACTGTTCGATAACCGGCACCGGACATCCCCATGATGACAAGCGGCTGCTGCCCTTTTATCTCGCGATCATCGTGATGAAGCTGATCGCCATCTATGCCTCCCTGCCATTCTGGAAACACCTGGGGCTCTTATGAAGAAAACAACCCTCACCAGCCTGACCATGAGTCTCTTCTTCCTGACCACCATTCTGGTCGTGGTCTGGATGAGTTACAACAAGCCCAGAGTGTTTATCCTGCACAGCTACAGCAATGATTACGTCTGGACCGAAGAGGTGAATGTCGGTATCGAAAGAACCCTCGCCAACCAGAAATGGCTGCTGGTCCGCTATCACTTCATGAAGACCAAGAAGTTCAAAGATGACGCATCCCACCGCCGGGCGGGGATAGCCGCAAAAAACGCCATCGACAAGTTCAGACCCGATGTCCTGATCGCGGTCGATGATTATGCCCAGAAGCTGGTTGCCGCCAAATACGTGAACCACCCGACCATGCAGATCGTTTTCGCAGGGGTCAACGGCTCCATCGAACCCTACGGCTACTACAAGGCGAATAATGTCACGGGAATCGTTGAAAGAAAGCAGGTGAAGGCAATCAGGGAAGTCATCCTTCTCCTGGCGGCCAGTGACCAGAACAGGAAAGGGGGAAACCCCTTGAGAACACTTTTTCTCTCAGATCCTGCCCTTTCAGGTAAAATGGACACGGAATACGTGGATGCTTTCGACTGGCAGCCGATTGATCACCAGGGCTCGATCCATGTCAATGATTACGATGAGTGGCGGGAGATTGTCGGTAAGGCGGGAGAAATGACCGACTTCCTGCTGGTCTCCGGATACCGGAAGCTGCCCCGGTCAAAAACGGACGAAAAGTTTGTTTCACCCGAAGAGATCATGACCTGGACCGAAGAAAACTCCCCGGTCCCGGTGATCGGCATGAACTTTTTCAACACCGGCGATGGGGCGATGCTCTCGGTCGGGGTCTCTCCCTACGAGCAGGGGGAAGTCGCGGCCGGCCTGGCGCTCGATATCCTCTGCGGCAGAAAGAAGGTGAATGAAATTCCGGTCCAGGTTTCGCAGCAGTACGTGATCTCGTTACGAAACTCCGCGATCCGGAAAAGAAATATGGAAGTGCCGAAGATCTTCGAGGCATTCGCCAGGGCGACCAATAACTATTTTGATTGATAACCGTTTCCTTATCAGATGAGAACCATGCACAAGACAATCCTCCCCTTGACCTTTCTGATCATGTACTTCATCTCACTTCCCTTTACCGGTGCGGCCTTTGCCGGTGACAAGCTGCGGACGGCGGTGGTGGAATTCGAGGTGAAGGGAGAAGTGGAGCTGAAAGAGGCGGGGTCGATTGTTGCCGAGTGGATGATCAACTCCATTGCCAAAACCGCCGTCTTTGATCTGCAGGAAAGGGTGCTCTTAAAAAAAATCCTCGAAGAGCAGAAACTCTCCCTCGGCGGCCTGGTCAGCGAAAAGGAATCGACCGCAAAAATCGGCGAACTGTTCGGCGTCCAGGCGATCATCACCGGCAGTGTGATCCGCTGGGAAGACACCGTTTCGGTTACCGCCCGGCTGATCGACACCTCCACCGGCTCGATCATCAGGACGGCAGAGATCAAAACCGGCAACATGAATACCGTGCCGTCAAGAATCGATGAACTGGCCCTGATCATTGCCGGGCTTAAAAAAGCGGAGATCTCGGCAACCAATGCCGCACTCGAGCCCCCGAAAATCCCGCATCCCGGCGAGAGGAAATACTGGAAAGACCGGGTTACCGATATGGATTTCGTCTGGATCGAGGGCGGATGCTACCAGATGGGCCAGTCGGCCGAGGAAAGAAAGGTGATTCTCAGCGAATCGGACAGCAAAACCTATGAAAAGAAATACGATGACGAAACCCCGCAGCATAAAGTCTGCATCGACGGCTTCTGGATGGGGATGTTTGAAGTGACCAACCGGCAGTTCAGGTTGTTCGATCCCGCCCACAACAGCAAAGACTACAAGGGAGTCTCGCTTGATGGCGAAAAACAGCCGGCGGTCTATATCAGCTGGGACCAGGCGGATGGTTTTGCCAAATGGCTCACCGGGAAAAATGAGGGCCAGGGCAATTTCCGCCTGCCGACTGAAGCCGAGTGGGAATACGCCTGCCGGGCCGGTTCGGAAACCTCGCGCTTCTGGGGTAATGATTCCGACGAAGCCGGCGAATACGCCAACGTCTACGACCGGACCTCCCAGCAGCAGCTGAACTGCAAATGGGAACACCACGACTGCGATGACCAGTATGTGGTCACCGCCCCGGTAGGCAGCCTCTACCCCAACGACTACCAGCTCTACGACATGCTCGGCAATGTCTGGGAATGGACGATGGACACCTACAGCGAAACCGCCTACAAAACCCATCAAAAGAACAACCCCATCCACACCGGCGAGGGCAACAAGGCCCGGCGCGGTGGCAGCTGGTACAGCGCCCCCGGCTCCATCCGCTGCTCCAACCGCGGCAACCGCTCGGCCGACCGGCAGAATAAGGAGATCGGTTTCAGATTGATCCGGGTTGAAAAATAACCCGGGTATACGGGGCTTTAAGAAAGTGAACCATCCGATGTAAACAGGAATCACCAATACTGCGATCCCCCTGAATCTTTCCAGACTGCACATCCAGAGCTTGTCGAAGGATAAACCTCCACTCTTGACATACCAGCAACCCAAGGCTACAATCTAGACAGACTAGACAAAATGAACATTGTATGAGGTGCGGTTATGGGAAACACATGGCAACTTCAGGAAGCAAAGAATAAATTCAGCAATCTGGTGGACAAAGCCCACCATGACGGCCCCCAGGTTGTTACAAAACACGGCAAGGAATCGGTCGTAATCATTGCCGTGGAAGACTACCACAAACTCAATAAGCCAACGTCTGATTTGGTATCATTTTTTAAAAACTCCCCTCTCTCCGGCACAAACCTTGACTTGGCACGAGACAAAAGTTCTTCACGGAATATTGAATTATGAAATACCTGCTGGACACCTGCGTCATATCAGAAATCATTCGTCTCAAACCATCCACAAAAGTCACCAGCTGGATTAAGAATGAAAATGAAAACAATTTTTTTATAAGTGTTTTGACCATTGGTGAGCTTCACAAAGGGATCGAAAAGCTCGACGAATCGAGAAAAAAACAGGAATTGCACAATTGGGTGGACAGTGATCTCAAGGAAAGATTCTGGACAAGAATCATCGACATTGATTTACAAACGGCAATGACCTGGGGAAAAATCCAGGGCTTGACCGAACAAATCGGCAAACCAATGCCCGCCATAGATGCCCTTATTGCCGCAACAGGCATTACTCATCATCTAACCGTAGTAACCCGTAATACTTCCGACATGATGGAAAGTGGCGTGGCCCTCTTTAACCCCTGGGGGTAGATTGAAGTTAGACCGGCAAGAGCAAATCTCGTTTCCCCATCCCCGCACATCCTGGAATAAAAACAAACCGGTTCTTACCGGCGTGTTGATGATCACCTAATGGAGCCACCCATGATCGGGTTAATGGAGCCACCGGAAAGAGGTCATTTTGGGATTCCGGACGGGTTTAATTTTTGTCGTTTTTAACAGTTTTTACAACCTCTTTTTTTTCGGCCTGGGGCAG is a genomic window containing:
- a CDS encoding menaquinone biosynthesis protein; protein product: MKSGVSARIGMVNFINTAPIYEVWKSSVKRTDWQVVEAAPSELNRRLFMGELDLGFISSHEYAAHPDKYMLLDDLSISATGEVGSVFLFSKVAPENLSGARVLLSAQSQTSISLLAIILEKFYQVVPRYEKGAIGKHLSDLAGYDAVLAIGDEALRLSGEKIFPLQMDLGHAWHQETGLPFVFAVWAVREEFRQAAPDTVLEIHRELLRCRKAGLANLTLISALVAPRIPMPIEACVRYLQGIQYDLDAGKQKALQLFIEYLIERGEAHPDSLPLKICD
- a CDS encoding amidohydrolase family protein; its protein translation is MIEERRYLHRARYVVPMAADRNLPEILSDGAVLTEEGVITAVGRYDALQENDAVLVDHGKAVLLPAMVNCHSHLELSCFAALAGGDRPTHTGDMTGWIRELLAEREQPPDPEESRMASWQALARMYGGGCRGVIDIGNQPESATLGENFKMDLRFFLEVLGLGQEAIGRTGQIIESLADSDHLAVHSPYSVHPDVIRMVKERCRALGHLMPVHVAESAGEVEFLATGRGVFRDFLEERGVWDGSFKVPGKSPVAYLDDLQALDVNTLCVHCVQVSDQDIEIMASRGVTVCACPGSNNFLGVGVAPVDKFVKSGLRVVLGTDSPASNPQVSLWEEMRLLADRFPEIHPLDLLKMATRNGAELLGLENKIGSLATGCSANFLAVTGDLPEDDRQGALRWLVTAGLAVETEWVE
- a CDS encoding type II toxin-antitoxin system VapC family toxin, coding for MKYLLDTCVISEIIRLKPSTKVTSWIKNENENNFFISVLTIGELHKGIEKLDESRKKQELHNWVDSDLKERFWTRIIDIDLQTAMTWGKIQGLTEQIGKPMPAIDALIAATGITHHLTVVTRNTSDMMESGVALFNPWG
- a CDS encoding anion permease, which gives rise to MKPDNNANGQSIVEILKSHPFFCRCDRLSLSRLIPHLQEKEHHPDECLYADCTHGEELYLILEGSLCLELENGTRNEITGGLLGEETSIGKKRYSGTATFTSKSRVIVFPVAPFKKFLEENAFLKDDITRSYIHKLSPIENHTPYEDDSFSPPNAIHNSALVQTLGWILATILPLCTVYFLRNDPTVPNDQALYLIAVVSCVGIMWMFQLLPDFIPALFAVLITILLGLAPTETILSGFASKSFFMALSILGLSAVLMASGLGYRLLLLLLKSGPANKWWYNTCVFIMGFILTPLVPTANGRIAIVAPFVSELLTLYDAKTARREAARLTVSVLTGAGLFSAIFLSSKSINFIIYGTLPMQEQARFQWMYWFYAASVCGGIMMVLYQIGFALLFRTPGTANIPRKSIRDQLAILGPLNKGEWAAIAGFVVLVTSFATNSLHRIEVPWVALAIFFALLMYGFIDKEKFRKHIDWSFLVFLASLIGLVASMKHTGVDKWLTGQFSWLNVIMAEDFHIFIAMLALAIGAVRFILPINATVIIFATLLLPTAENIGVNPWLVGFLILFMSESFILPYQASYYTQYCSITGTGHPHDDKRLLPFYLAIIVMKLIAIYASLPFWKHLGLL
- the mqnE gene encoding aminofutalosine synthase MqnE, with the protein product MEKMIIEAGLGETLAKIKNDERLTREDALGMYQSPNILALGYLANIVRERKNGNKAYFIYNQHVNYSNICTNLCKFCAFGKDKASDQAYEMSVAEVQQKVRERLDEPITEVHVVGGIHPDLPYSYYLEMLKGIKEVRPEIHIQAFTCVEIAHLAELSGQSVKDTLLELKEAGLGSIPGGGAEVFSPRIRKITCEKKLSGEGWLEVAKTAHSLGLNTNATMLYGHIETLEERVEHLDMLRSAQDETGGFLTFIPLAFHPKNTEMHDLSRTTGIDDLKNIAVARCFLDNFPHIKGYWVMIGPKLAQVSLSFGADDMDGTVKEERITKMAGGESAQALSDTELIRLIRGAGREPVERDTLYNVIKVY
- a CDS encoding SUMF1/EgtB/PvdO family nonheme iron enzyme, which translates into the protein MHKTILPLTFLIMYFISLPFTGAAFAGDKLRTAVVEFEVKGEVELKEAGSIVAEWMINSIAKTAVFDLQERVLLKKILEEQKLSLGGLVSEKESTAKIGELFGVQAIITGSVIRWEDTVSVTARLIDTSTGSIIRTAEIKTGNMNTVPSRIDELALIIAGLKKAEISATNAALEPPKIPHPGERKYWKDRVTDMDFVWIEGGCYQMGQSAEERKVILSESDSKTYEKKYDDETPQHKVCIDGFWMGMFEVTNRQFRLFDPAHNSKDYKGVSLDGEKQPAVYISWDQADGFAKWLTGKNEGQGNFRLPTEAEWEYACRAGSETSRFWGNDSDEAGEYANVYDRTSQQQLNCKWEHHDCDDQYVVTAPVGSLYPNDYQLYDMLGNVWEWTMDTYSETAYKTHQKNNPIHTGEGNKARRGGSWYSAPGSIRCSNRGNRSADRQNKEIGFRLIRVEK
- a CDS encoding type II toxin-antitoxin system Phd/YefM family antitoxin, with the protein product MGNTWQLQEAKNKFSNLVDKAHHDGPQVVTKHGKESVVIIAVEDYHKLNKPTSDLVSFFKNSPLSGTNLDLARDKSSSRNIEL
- the mqnC gene encoding dehypoxanthine futalosine cyclase, whose product is MVDKIIDKSLAGERISVGEGLQLAAEADLYQLGFLADAVKRQKHPEPMVTYVIDRNINYTDICISACKFCAFFKAPEDKAGYVLTDEELGRKIEETLELGGTQILLQGGLHPDLPFSYYEELLRFIKGYGIHIHGFSPPEICHFAELSGLSSKEVIQRLQAAGLDSIPGGGAEILTDRVRKDTAPRKCNTEQWLGVMETAHTLGMKTTATMMFGHIETVAERFEHLERVRTLQERTGGFTAFIPWPFQPANTVLSHIPTATGMEYLRMLALSRIFLDNVPNIQASWVTQGPKIAQLSLFFGANDFGSTMIEENVVAAAGVGFRLSEKEIRHLVEDAGFKACQRRMDYTLVDKPAK
- a CDS encoding TetR/AcrR family transcriptional regulator; the encoded protein is MPKETYLNLSREKRERVLGAAVSEFARAGYAQASVNRIVKDAGIAKGSFYQYFEDKEALFLYVFSEFTRIVKESVKAGEKDDANDFSSQLRSVVRSGLEFIDRYPEFFRFYQNILYRDDTPRRDDLLSVVRLFPHEYFQPLLVEGQKKQAIRPELSPELIVFMVNSLLESFLVEKARAKNGHIFGREGTEIDVLVDQLVDILHTGIMTGQ
- a CDS encoding ubiquinone/menaquinone biosynthesis methyltransferase, with amino-acid sequence MNTPEDKKKFVREKFSSISGKYDFLNSLLSMQIDRYWRWLTTRMLSEFPEGTILDLCAGTLPLSLELTRQEKNRTVLAIDFCEEMLRAGIRTMPADGRKERIMPVCGDGEKIPAATDSCWGITVAFGVRNLARTQDGLNEMYRVIKPGGKLLILEFSRPKNPLIKPLYNFYLGKVLPKLAGIVSGDKEAYEYLASSIAQFYEPSELLAMMERSGFAKVFAKPVTFGIVTIYTGIK